The Acetivibrio saccincola genome window below encodes:
- the rbfA gene encoding 30S ribosome-binding factor RbfA, which yields MDRTMRISEGIKREISNIIHTELKDPRLSKLISVTHVKVTKDLRYAKVFVSIMADEEEKKEVFKGLESAAGFIRREIGSRLQIRYSPEIIFEIDDSIEYGARISKLIEDIKEKKESD from the coding sequence ATGGACAGAACTATGCGGATTTCAGAAGGGATAAAGAGGGAAATTAGCAATATTATACACACTGAACTTAAAGACCCAAGGCTTTCAAAGCTTATTAGTGTCACCCATGTAAAGGTAACAAAAGATTTGCGCTATGCAAAGGTGTTTGTCAGCATTATGGCAGATGAAGAAGAAAAAAAAGAAGTGTTTAAGGGTTTAGAAAGTGCAGCAGGTTTTATAAGACGGGAGATAGGAAGCAGGCTTCAAATACGTTATTCACCGGAAATTATTTTTGAAATTGATGATTCCATTGAATATGGTGCCAGGATTTCTAAATTGATAGAAGATATAAAAGAAAAAAAAGAAAGTGATTAA